DNA sequence from the Pedobacter schmidteae genome:
TGTTGAGTTTATATCTGTTGGAAGGGTATGACCACAGTGAAATTGCGCATGTGTTGAAGATATCGGAAGGAACATCGCGATCACAATTTATGCGGGCGAAAATGAAGTTAAATGATTTATTGATAAAGAGTGGGGTAAAAGATGAAAAAAATGGAGGACTATATTAGGAGGAATAAAGCTGATTTTGATGTTAAAATACCTTCAGATGGGCTTTGGGCGAAAATTGAGCAGGGCCTGGATCAGCAAAAAGGGAAAAAAAGTAGAAAATTTCCTTTTTGGTTAAGTATTGCAGCATCTTTAATACTGGTGGTTGGATTGGTCTTTTTGTATCAGGTTAATAAAAAAAATAACCGGACCAATTTTTCGGCAATAAGTCCGGGTTACGCCAAAAATGAAATGCGATTTGCCAGCCTGATTGAAGAGAAGAGGGATAGTTTGCTGATTTATGCTAAAGATAATCCTGATTTATATCAAAAATTTAATGAAGACCTAAAATCGCTGAGCAACGACTATGAACAGTTAAAAAAGGAGTTACAACGAAGCCCTGATCAGCGGCTTATTGTTCGGGCGATGGCACAAAATCTGGAAACCCAATTGCAGATTGTGAGCCAGCAGCTGTCGGTAATCAGTCAGGTGGATAACCATAAAAGAGAGCATCAGTTATGAAACAACCAAAAGGAAAATTCGGGATAGTATTTAGTGCAATTGTACTCAGTTGCATTATTTATGCCTTAGCTTGTAAAGCTACGGTGCCAACAAGGGAGATAGAAGATCAGGACCCGGGATCGAGCAGAATCAGTAAAACTTTTGCAGTAAATGCATCCGATAAGGTGATCCTGGATAACCAATATGGCACTTTGAATGTAAAAACCTGGAATAAAAACGAGGTGAAGCTGGATGTGATGGTAGTTGGGGGCGCTGACTTAGATGAACGCAAATTACTGGAAATAGTAGATGTGAGGGCAGTAAAGAAAGAAGGTGCGGTAGTTTTAGAGACGCGGTTAAAACGCAAAAATGGGAATAAATTCAGGATTACCTTTCAGGTTTATATGCCCGAAAGCAACAGTTTGGCTCTGTCACATCAATATGGAAATGTGAGTATCGGCGATTTTACCGGAGCTGTTGTGGCCAGAATCCAGTATGGGAATTTTATCGCAGGAGAACTGAAAAATAGCAATAACGATCTCTCCATCAGCTACGGAAGCACTTTTGTTAAAAACATCAACAATGCCAAAATAGCACAGGAATACGGAGATGGGTTAACCAT
Encoded proteins:
- a CDS encoding DUF3379 domain-containing protein, translating into MEDYIRRNKADFDVKIPSDGLWAKIEQGLDQQKGKKSRKFPFWLSIAASLILVVGLVFLYQVNKKNNRTNFSAISPGYAKNEMRFASLIEEKRDSLLIYAKDNPDLYQKFNEDLKSLSNDYEQLKKELQRSPDQRLIVRAMAQNLETQLQIVSQQLSVISQVDNHKREHQL